In Candidatus Polarisedimenticolaceae bacterium, the genomic stretch GGGATCCCACCGGGCGTTCGACGCGCGGCTGCACGACGCGCGGCCCCACCCCGGCCAGCGGCGCTCCGCGTCGAACCTGCGCCGCCTGCTCGAGGGGAGCGCGATCGAGCGTTCGCACGCCGACTGCGGCAAGGTCCAGGACGCCTATTCGCTGCGCTGCATGCCCCAGGTGCACGGGGCGGTCCGGGACGCCTTGACGCACGTGCGCGGCGTCCTCGCCGTCGAGATCAACGCATCGACGGACAACCCGATGGTCTTCGCGGAGGACGGCGATCTCGTTTCCGGGGGGAACTTCCACGGGCAGCCGGTGGCTCTCGCCCTCGACCACCTCGCCGTCGCGTCGTGTTCGCTCGCGACGATCGCGGAGCGGAGGATCGAGCGCCTGCTCAATCCCGACCTGTCCGACCTCCCGGCGTTCCTCGCCCACGAGCCAGGCCTGCACTCGGGATTCATGATGGCCCACGTCACCGCCGCCGCCCTGGTCTCCGAGAACAAGATCCTCGCCCACCCGGCGACCGTCGACACGATCCCCACCTCCGCCGCCAAGGAGGACCACGTGTCGATGGGGGTGACCGCGGCCTGGAAGGCCGCGCGCATCGTGGACAATGTCGAGGCGGTGCTCGCGATCGAGCTGCTCGCCGCCGCGCAGGGGCTCGACTTCCTGCGCCCCCTGCGTCCCGGGCCGGCCGTGGCCGCCGCGCATCGCGCCGTCCGTCGGGTGGTGCCCCATCTCGACGGCGACCGGGTCCTTGCCGTGGACATCGCGCGGATGCGGGAGGCGATCGCGGACGGCCGCATCCTGCGCGCGGTGGAGGGGGTGGTGGACGGCAAGGGGCTCGAACCCTCGACCTCGGCGTTGCGAACGCCGCGCTCTCCCAGCTGAGCTAGCCGCCCGTTTTCCTGCCCAATCGAACGCTGGTGGGGCGTGCAGGATTTGAACCTGCGACTTCCACCGTGTGAAGATGGCACTCTACCGCTGAGTTAACGCCCCGGTTGCCTGTACCGGCGGATCCGCCGTGCGGAACCGCCGCCGAAGCGGCGCGCTTTATAGCACACCGCCCGCTCCCCTTCTATATTCCGTCCGGCTCCCGGAGGTGGTGCGGTGCTTTCTCCCGATGCGTCGAGCGGCAACGTGCTGCTCCTCACCGACTCCCCCGAGCGCGGGGAACGGCTCGGTCGCTGGATCGCCACCACCGGCGAGAGGCCCGTCGTTCTCTCGGGGGCCGAGAAGTTCCTTATGGAAACCGGCGACGACGAGTCGATCGACCTCCTCGTCACCGACCTCGACACCGACGATCCGGCGGCGCGCGGACTGATGGACCGCCTCGCCACGGGCGAACTGTTCCGGGACGTCCCGCAACTGCACGTCTTCCGGGACCTCGCGTTCCGCGACCACTTCCTCGCCGGACACCCTTCCCAGGCGGCCCTCGCCATGGCGGCCCCTGCCGAGGCGGAGGGGTTCCAGGCCCGGGTCCGCCTGGCGAGCGAGATCGGACGGCTCCGCCGGGAGCTCGCGCGCGGCTCGATCCGGGACCCGATGACCGGCCTGTTCAACCGCCGCTACCTGATGCTGCGACTGGAGGAGGAGTTCTCCCGCGCGCGACGGCATCGCACACCCCTCTCCCTGCTCCTCCTCGACATCGACCACCTCAAGAAGATCAACGACGCGTTCGGGCTCGTCGCCGGCGACACCGTGATCCGCAAGGTGGCGCAGACGATCCGCGCGCAGGTGCGGCGTGAGGACCTGCTCGGCCGCACGGGGGAGGAGTCGTTCGGCATCCTCCTGGCCAACAACCGCTATCGCGGCGCGGCGATCCTCGCGAACAAGATCCGGAGCGAGGTGGAGGAGTTGCTGCTCCAGTTCCGCGGCGAGAGCTTCCACGTCCGGATCTCCGCCGGCGTATCGGCCTTTCCGGACAACCCCTCGATTCGGGGGGCGGACGACCTCGTCCGAACGACGGAGGACGCCCTCGCCGCCGCGAAGTCCCGCGGAGGCAACCGCGTGGCGGTCGACGAGGGGATCCTGCGGCGCGACCGTCGCGTCGTGCTCGTCGCGGATCCGGACCCCACGCTGCTCGACCTCGCGGAAGACCTTCTCGGCCTCGACGACCTGCTGGTCGCCCGGGCCGAGAACGCCGCCGCCGCGTTGGCCGCCGTCGCCGTCCGCCCCCCCGACCTCCTCGTCGTCGACCTCGGTCTCGCCGAGTCCGAAGGGGGCGCTCGGTTTCTCGAGCGTCTGCAGCGCGGGGACGGAGGACGGCGCGTCCCCGTGATCGCGCTGGCACGCGAGGCCGGGGCCGACCCGGATGCCCTCGCTCGCCTGGGCGTCGACCGTTTCCTCACGAAGCCGTTCAGCGTGAGCCTTCTGAGGGGGCTCGCGCAGGAATTGCTGGACGCCTACCGGCCCTCCTGACGCGGCACGACACCCCCGGTCCGACAAATTGGCCGCATCCGCGGATTCCCGCGCGAAAAAGGGTGTGCCGCCGTCCGACCGCTCTCCCCGAGCATTGGCACCGCCATTGCTTATTCATGATCTCGCGAACTAGATACTGGCTCTCGAACCCAACCAGCGTGGAACCGGAAACGTCGGAAGGATGGTCCGACGGTTCCGGTTTCGCTGTTTTGGGGCCCAATCTCCCGGCGAGCCGCCACGCCGGCCTTCCTCCGACCCTCACACCCCCCTGCTGGAGAGCGACGCTTGTTGCAACGGGACGTTGCAACGTGCATCACTTCGGCCTATACGGGTGGTCATGATCCCCGACGTGCTCTCCGGCCGTTACCGCGTGGTCCGCGAGATCGGCCGAGGCGGGATGGGGCTCGTCCTCTTCGTGCGGGACGAGGCGGCCGGGCGCGACGTCGCGCTGAAACTGCTCCAGGACCGCGAATACTCCGACTCGGGGCTTCGCCACTTCGAGCAGGAGTTCCGGACCCTCACCGCGCTCTCCCACCCGGCGCTCCCCGAGGTCTTCGACTTCGGTCGCCTGCGGCTGCCGGATCGCGACTCCGTCGTCCCGTTCTTCACGATGGAATTCGTCGCCGGACAACACGCCGACCGTTTCCTCGCGGGCGAGCCGGTGGACTTCCCGGCGGTCACGCGCGTCCTGGCGCAGCTGCTCGAGGCCCTCGCCTATCTCCACGCCCACGGGTTCGTCCACCAGGACGTGAAGCCGTCGAACCTCCTCGTCTCGGGGGACCGGGCGGCACCGCGGGTCAAACTGATGGACCTCGGCCTGGCCGGGCCGCCCCGCGAAGGCGCGGGGCCCGGGCGCATCCGCGGAACGGCGGCCTATCTCTCTCCCGAGGCGGCCCGCGGCGACGCGGTCGACCCGCGCGCCGATCTGTACGCCGTGGGATGCGTCGCCTACGAGCTCGTCACCGGACGCGCGCCGTTTTCGGGGGCGACCCCTCTCTCGGTCGTGCGCGGGCACCTCGTCGAGCCGCCGCTTCCGCCACGCTCGCTCAACCGAGACGTCCCCGCCCCTCTCGAGGCGTTCATCCTCCGTCTGCTCGAAAAGGACCCCGGCCGGCGTCCCGCCAGCGCCGATCGGGCCCTCGAGCAACTCGACCGCTCGGCGGGAGGCACCCTCGTCGGCGCCCCCGCGGATCGGCGTTTCCGCGCGCTGGGCGGAGGGTTCACCGGAAGGCAGGCGGAGGTCGAGCGCATCCGCGCGGCGATCGCCGCCGCGTCCCGCGGCGGCGCGGCGTGGATTCTCATCTCCGGAGAGGCCGGCATCGGGAAGTCGCGCCTGCTGCGCGAGGCCCAGGTCCTCGCGCAGCTCGACGGCGGCGAAGTCTTCGCCGGACGTCCGTCGCTCGCCGACGCGCTCGCCCAGGCGTTGCGGGCGCGCGGCCCGCTCCCCCCGGAGATCGAGGAACGCCACGGCGGCGCGCTCGCCCGGTTCCTGGGGACCGGCGAGCCGGAGATCGACGACGACCGCTCGGGGGCGTCGTTCGAGATTCCCGGCGCGGTGGCGGCGGCGCTCGCATGCGTCGCGCGCGGCGCGCCGGTCCTGCTCGCGGTGGACGACCTGCACGCGGCCGACGAGACGACGTGTGCGTGCCTTGCGCACCTCGCCACGCAGGCTCCGGCCGGGGTCGTCGTTCTCGGCGCGTGCCGTGACGACGGCCTCGCGCGCCGGACTCCCCTTTCCGAGGCGACGGCTCGGTGCCGCGAGTCCGGGCGGCTCGAGGAGCTCGTCCTCGGTCCGCTCGGCGCCGCCGACACGGCGGCGATCCTGCGCTCCCGACTGGGAGTCGACGACGTACCGGATTCGTTTCTCGCGCGCGTGGTCGAGGACACGCGCGGGAACCCGCTCCATCTCGGAGAGCTCGTCGCCCTGCTGGTGCAGGAGGGGCACGTCCGCCCCGGTTCCGGGGTCCCGCTCGATCCCGACGCGCTCGCGCGGCTCGAGATTCCGAGTCGTATCCGCGATCTCGGCGCGCGCCGGATCGAGGCGCTCGAACCGGGGGCGCGGCGCGTGCTCGAGGCGCTCGCGACACTCGGCGAAGAGGGCGCGGACCTCGACGCGATCGCGGCCGTCGCGGAAACCAAGTGGGAGACCGCCTCGCGCCAGCTCGCCGAGCTCGAACACGCCGGCCTCGTCGTCCGCCGCGACGCGGACGGCGAGGAGGCCGCCTTTCGATGCGCCCATCGCGGGATCGCCGAGATCCTCGACGAAACCACGCCGCCCGAACGGATGCGGCGCCTGCACGAGCAGGCGCTCTCCTACCTCGAACGACGCGGCGTGCCCCGCCGTCACGACGCCTGGCGCCAGCTCGCCCGGCACGCCGAGCGCGCCGGCCGAGCCGGGCGCGCGATCGAGGCGTGGGGCCGGGCGGGCGACCTCGCCCGCGAGATCCACGCGAGCCGGGAGGCGATCGCCGCGTGGTCGCGCGCGATCGAGCTCGCCCAACGCCAGCCCGACGCGCCGGCACCGCTGCTGTGCAGCCTCTACGAGCGACGGTCGGCGCAACACGCGCTCGCGGGGGACGCCGCGCGCGCCGAGGAGGATGCGCGATGGATGCTCGCGCGCGCCGAGAAGGGAGGGCAGGACGCCCTCCGCGCCCGGGCTCACGTCCGGCTCGGCGAGGCGCTCGGCGCGCGGGAGCGCGCCGACGAGGCGATCGAGTCCCTGGAGGTCGCCGCGGCGATCGCGGAGCGCCTGCGCGACACGGAGATCGCCTGCGCCGCCCACGCCGGCATCGGGCGCGCCCACGCCGCCGCCGGGCGCGGCGAGGAGGCGCTGCGGTCCTTCGAGCGCGCCCAGGCCCGCGCATCCGAAGCGGGGCTCGTGGCGCGCGAGGTCGACGCGCTCGTCGCGCAGGGGGCGCTCCTGCGCGAGCGGGGCGACTTCAAGGCTTCGCTCGCGCGCTACGAGGCGGCGGCCTCCCGCGCGGGGCGACGCGCCGGGGCCGCTGCGGAAATCGTCGCTCTCGAGGGAGCGGCGCTCGCCCTGGAGGTCCAGGGGCGATACCGGGAAGCCATCGCCGCCTACGCGACCGCCCGCGACCGAGCCCGCGAACGGGGCGATGCCGCGACCGCGGCCGCCCTGACCCTCGCCCTGGGCTCCGCGCGCGCACGGCTCGCCGACGACGCGGGCGCCCGAGCCGAGTTCGAGGACGCGCTCGAGCAGGCCCGGCGTCTCGACTCGCGCGAGCTGGCGGTGCGGGCCCATGCCTGCGTCGCCGCCCTCGAGGTCCGACGAGGGAACTACGACGCCGCGCTCGAGGCGGCCCACGAGGCGCTGCGGCGCGCGCGCCGCCCGGGCGGGCGGCCCGATCTCGAGGCGGAGGCGCTTCACGGCGCAGGGCGCGTGCACCTGCGCCTGGGCGACCGTCCCGGCGCCGGAACGGCCCTCGTCGAGGCGGAGCGCCTGTCGCGCGACTCGCACCTTCCGCGCCTTTCGGCCGCGATCGTCGGCGACCTCTCGGAGTTGCGTCGGCTCGAGGGAAACGCGGTCGAGGCGCGTCGCCTCGCCCAGGAGGCCGCCTTCCTCGCCCGGCGCGCCGGCGACCGGCGCCTCGAGGCGGCGGGTCTCGCGAGGCTCGGCGAGGCGCACCTGCTCGACAACGACTGGGACCGCGCCCGCGTGGCGGCGAGCAAGGCTCTCGGGCTCGTCGAGGGATCCGGCGCCGCCGTGGAGGAGGCGGAGGCGCTCGCCCTTCGCGCGCGGATCGCGCTGGGACAGCCCGGGGGGGACGTCGTGCAGTCCGAGGCCGACGCCCTCGAGGCGCTCCAGCGGCTCCGGGACGCCGGGGAGGCCGACGCGCTCGGCTCGGTCGAACACCTCGCGGCGCGGGCTGCGGGCCGTCTCGGGCGCAGGACCGAATCGCTGGAGCGGCTCGCGCGCGCACGCGCCTCCCTCGAGCAGTTCCGTTCGCGCGTGCCGTCGCGGTGGCGCGAAGCGTGGAGCTCGGACCCGCGTCGCCGGGACCTCGAGGAGGAATGGTCGCGGTCCCGGCCTGCCGCGCCGGGAGGCGACGACGCGGCGCCTTCCGATCCGGGACCTGCCTCGGAGGTCTCGCGCCTGCGCCGGGAGAACGCGGCGCTCAAACGCCTCCTCGACGCCCTGCGAGGCCTGGGGGCCGAACGCGACCCGGAGCGCCTCGCCGAGGCGGTCGTCGCCACGGCCGTCGAGCTGACCCGGGCCGAGCGCGGCTTCCTGCTGGAGCGGCGCGCGGACGGGGGGATCGAGGTGCGGGCCGCCTCCGGTCCCGGGGCGGGGTCGCCGAGCTCGGCGATCGCGGCGCGCGCGTTCGACTCGGGAGCCGCCGTGCTCGCCACCGACGCCGCCTCCGACCACGCGTGGACCGACGCCTCGTCGGTCGCGGAGCTGGGCATCCGGTCGGTCGTCGCGGTCCCCGTGAGAGCGGGCCCCGAGGTGAACGCGGTGCTCTACCTCGATCACCGGGGCGCCGCCGCGATCTTCGACGCCGCCCACGTGGAGATCGCGTCGCGGCTGGGGGAGCAGGTCGCCCTCGCCCTCGCCGCGGCGCGCCTGGTCGCCCGGCTCGAGGATCAGCGCGAGACACTCGACCGGCTCAACCTGGAGCTCGAGCGCACCGCCGCGGAGCAGCGCGCGGAGCTTGCCGACGCGCGCGAGCGGATCGCGGCGAGCCAGTCCAGCCTCGAGCTCCGCTACGCCTTCGAGCAGCTCGTCGGCGCCTCTCCGCTCATGCAGCGGCTGTATCACCGCATCGAGCGGCTCGCGCCCAAGCGCCTTCCGGTGCTCGTCGTCGGGGAGTCGGGAACGGGGAAGGAGCTCGTTGCACGCGCGCTGCACGCGCGCAGCGATCGCAGCGGCGGCCCCTTCTTCACGGTCAACTGCGCGGCGCTTCCGGAGAATCTGCTCGAGAGCGAGTTGTTCGGTTACCGCAAGGGGGCGTTCACCGGCGCCGACCGCAACAAACCCGGCTACTTCGAGCTCGCGCACGGCGGGACTCTCTTCCTCGACGAGATCGGCGAGATGGGCGCCGCGATGCAGGCGAAGCTCCTGCGCGTCCTGCAGGAAGGCGAGGTGCTCCCGGTGGGAGGCCACGCTCCGATCCGCGTCGACGTCCGGGTCGTGTCGGCGACCCACCGCGACCTCGCCGCGATGATCCGCGACGGCCAGTTCCGGGAGGACCTGTTCTACCGGATCCACGTCGCGCGGATCGACGTGCCGCCGCTGCGCGCGCGCCGCGAGGACATCCCCCTGCTCGTCGAGCACACGCTCGACAGGCTCGCCGAGCAGGAGGAGGAGCCCCGTCGCGATGCCGAGCCGGAGCTGCTCCGCCGCCTCGCGGAGCACGACTGGCCCGGGAACGTCCGTGAGCTCCAGCACCAGATCCTCCGGCTCAGCGCGTTCGCCAAGGGCTCGACGCTCACGCTCCGGGACCTCGAGCGCTACGGCGATCTCGGCGACGCCCGGACCGCGAACCTCCCCGCCACCCCCTCGCCCGCGTCGGGAGTCGAGAGCCTCGAGGAGATCGAGCGCAAGCAGATCGAGCGCGCCCTCGAACAGGCGCGGGGGAACAAGACCCGCGCCGCGGAGATCCTCGGGATCAATCGCGCGACGTTGTTTCGGAAGCTGCGACGCTAGAACTTGCAACGGCGCATCGCACGCGCGTTGCGTTCTGCAACGATCTCGCAGGCTCGGCGGCCGGAATTGCTGGCATCACGGTTGCTGTAGGTGGTCTCGCACCGACGCACCGGATTCGAGGGCTCGAGGAACCCGAGCCCGAAGGATCGGGCGAGGTGCCGGTTCGGCCACCGAATAACCGGACCCCCTCCGGCCGACCCGGCGCTTCGCGCCCTCGAAGAAGGGGCGTGAACCCGAGCCGATCCCGCGTCCCACTCCTCGGGACGCGGGAATCGGACCCTCCCCCCCCAGCGAAACCCCGGGCGGCGGTAGCCGCTCGGGGTTTCCGTCCGAGCGGGAGCGCAAGCACCTTGCGGGGACTGCGGCCCCCCACCTATCCTCGCCGGGGAGGTCGACCCTTGGCGTTCCTTGCTCCGTGCGCGCGACTCGCGGCGGTCGTGCTCCTCGCGGGGGCCGCGCAGGCCCAGGGCGCCGGGGCGATCGATCCCGAGGCGGCGCGGCACGCCGCGAGACAGTTCGGCCAGTCGCTCGTCGCGTCCCAGCCCGCCTCCCTCCGTTCGATCCTGCCCGAACACGGCAACGTCCGACTCGTGCTCGCGCGGCTGGGTCCGGAGAACGGCTCGTTCGGCGCGAGCCAGGTCGAGGCGCTCTTCCGGGACTTCCTCTCCGTGGGACAGGTCCGGTCGTTCGAGGTGCTGCGCCTGCAGAGCGACGGGACCTCCTCCGCGCTCGTCCAGGGACTCGCGGTGATCGTGGACCGCGACGGAAGGGCCGGCCGCGTGGCCCTCCACCTCGCGTTCGAGCCCGAGGGCTCGCGCTGGGTGCTCCGGGAGGTCAAGGA encodes the following:
- a CDS encoding diguanylate cyclase, whose translation is MLSPDASSGNVLLLTDSPERGERLGRWIATTGERPVVLSGAEKFLMETGDDESIDLLVTDLDTDDPAARGLMDRLATGELFRDVPQLHVFRDLAFRDHFLAGHPSQAALAMAAPAEAEGFQARVRLASEIGRLRRELARGSIRDPMTGLFNRRYLMLRLEEEFSRARRHRTPLSLLLLDIDHLKKINDAFGLVAGDTVIRKVAQTIRAQVRREDLLGRTGEESFGILLANNRYRGAAILANKIRSEVEELLLQFRGESFHVRISAGVSAFPDNPSIRGADDLVRTTEDALAAAKSRGGNRVAVDEGILRRDRRVVLVADPDPTLLDLAEDLLGLDDLLVARAENAAAALAAVAVRPPDLLVVDLGLAESEGGARFLERLQRGDGGRRVPVIALAREAGADPDALARLGVDRFLTKPFSVSLLRGLAQELLDAYRPS
- a CDS encoding sigma 54-interacting transcriptional regulator, whose translation is MIPDVLSGRYRVVREIGRGGMGLVLFVRDEAAGRDVALKLLQDREYSDSGLRHFEQEFRTLTALSHPALPEVFDFGRLRLPDRDSVVPFFTMEFVAGQHADRFLAGEPVDFPAVTRVLAQLLEALAYLHAHGFVHQDVKPSNLLVSGDRAAPRVKLMDLGLAGPPREGAGPGRIRGTAAYLSPEAARGDAVDPRADLYAVGCVAYELVTGRAPFSGATPLSVVRGHLVEPPLPPRSLNRDVPAPLEAFILRLLEKDPGRRPASADRALEQLDRSAGGTLVGAPADRRFRALGGGFTGRQAEVERIRAAIAAASRGGAAWILISGEAGIGKSRLLREAQVLAQLDGGEVFAGRPSLADALAQALRARGPLPPEIEERHGGALARFLGTGEPEIDDDRSGASFEIPGAVAAALACVARGAPVLLAVDDLHAADETTCACLAHLATQAPAGVVVLGACRDDGLARRTPLSEATARCRESGRLEELVLGPLGAADTAAILRSRLGVDDVPDSFLARVVEDTRGNPLHLGELVALLVQEGHVRPGSGVPLDPDALARLEIPSRIRDLGARRIEALEPGARRVLEALATLGEEGADLDAIAAVAETKWETASRQLAELEHAGLVVRRDADGEEAAFRCAHRGIAEILDETTPPERMRRLHEQALSYLERRGVPRRHDAWRQLARHAERAGRAGRAIEAWGRAGDLAREIHASREAIAAWSRAIELAQRQPDAPAPLLCSLYERRSAQHALAGDAARAEEDARWMLARAEKGGQDALRARAHVRLGEALGARERADEAIESLEVAAAIAERLRDTEIACAAHAGIGRAHAAAGRGEEALRSFERAQARASEAGLVAREVDALVAQGALLRERGDFKASLARYEAAASRAGRRAGAAAEIVALEGAALALEVQGRYREAIAAYATARDRARERGDAATAAALTLALGSARARLADDAGARAEFEDALEQARRLDSRELAVRAHACVAALEVRRGNYDAALEAAHEALRRARRPGGRPDLEAEALHGAGRVHLRLGDRPGAGTALVEAERLSRDSHLPRLSAAIVGDLSELRRLEGNAVEARRLAQEAAFLARRAGDRRLEAAGLARLGEAHLLDNDWDRARVAASKALGLVEGSGAAVEEAEALALRARIALGQPGGDVVQSEADALEALQRLRDAGEADALGSVEHLAARAAGRLGRRTESLERLARARASLEQFRSRVPSRWREAWSSDPRRRDLEEEWSRSRPAAPGGDDAAPSDPGPASEVSRLRRENAALKRLLDALRGLGAERDPERLAEAVVATAVELTRAERGFLLERRADGGIEVRAASGPGAGSPSSAIAARAFDSGAAVLATDAASDHAWTDASSVAELGIRSVVAVPVRAGPEVNAVLYLDHRGAAAIFDAAHVEIASRLGEQVALALAAARLVARLEDQRETLDRLNLELERTAAEQRAELADARERIAASQSSLELRYAFEQLVGASPLMQRLYHRIERLAPKRLPVLVVGESGTGKELVARALHARSDRSGGPFFTVNCAALPENLLESELFGYRKGAFTGADRNKPGYFELAHGGTLFLDEIGEMGAAMQAKLLRVLQEGEVLPVGGHAPIRVDVRVVSATHRDLAAMIRDGQFREDLFYRIHVARIDVPPLRARREDIPLLVEHTLDRLAEQEEEPRRDAEPELLRRLAEHDWPGNVRELQHQILRLSAFAKGSTLTLRDLERYGDLGDARTANLPATPSPASGVESLEEIERKQIERALEQARGNKTRAAEILGINRATLFRKLRR